A single Montipora foliosa isolate CH-2021 chromosome 7, ASM3666993v2, whole genome shotgun sequence DNA region contains:
- the LOC138010469 gene encoding protein lin-28 homolog A-like — MSGRQVSDGEDNETVVSGDGSPENRKRNWRNDGRRRKLNNETSSNRGKKKRCYNCDGFGHMAKVCPSKEGEMEKLQCYRCRGWGHKKSLCPTPRPRPQQKAAKQQEKQDEPAKGKNVFYIYNQ; from the exons ATGTCAGGGAGACAAGTG TCTGATGGGGAGGACAACGAAACGG TCGTTTCTGGAGATGGTTCGCCCG AGAACagaaagagaaactggagaaatg ATGGCAGAAGGAGAAAGCTGAATAATG AAACAAGCAGCAacagaggaaagaaaaaga GATGTTACAATTGTGATGGTTTTGGCCATATGGCCAAAGTCTGCCCAAGTAAGGAAGGAG aaatggaaaaattacaGTGTTATCGCTGTAGGGGGTGGGGGCACAAAAAGTCTTTGTGTCCCACCCCCAGGCCCAGGCCTCAGCAGAAGGCAGCCAAACAACAAG AAAAGCAAGATGAGCCCGCGAAGGGAAAAAATGTCTTTTATATCTATAATCAGTAA